The window ACTCGTAGCGGCGGAAGGTGGCCGAGAACCGGGCGTCGAAGTCGGCGGGCACCTCGGCCATCGCGCGTACCCGGACGTCGGTGGGGAGCAGCCGGGCCAGTCGGCGCAGCAGCCGTCCGTCGTGCTCCCGCCACACGGCGGCCGGCAGGTCGAGGTGGCAGACCTGCCCGGTGGCGTGCACCCCGGCGTCGGTGCGGCCCGCCACGGTCAGGCCGGTCGCCGTACCCGCGCCGAGGACCAGGTCGAGGGTCTCCACGAGCACCCCGGCGACCGTGCGCCGGGTGGGCTGGGCGGCCCAGCCGGAGAAGCCCGACCCGTCGTACGCGACGTCCAGCCGCAGCCGGGTGCGCTCGTCCACTCGTACCTCCGCCTCACGGGGTCGGGCCCGGCACCCCACGAGGGGTGCCGGGCCCGACGGTGGCCTGGATCAGGCCTTGTCGTTCTCGCCGGCCTCGTCGCTGTCCTCGCGGGCGGCGGCGGTGTCGCCGGACGCCGACACGGGCGCCTCGGCGTCCTGGTCGCCCGAGTTCGACTTCGGGGCCTCCTCGGCCGGGGCGAGCGCCTCGACCTTGTCCTGCTGCGCGGCCTTGCGGGCGGCGGTCTTCTTGTTCGCCTTCGGCTCGGCGACCTGAAGCTCCTCGACCAGCTCGATGATCGCCATCGGCGCGTTGTCACCCTTGCGCGGACCGGTCTTCACGATCCGGGTGTAGCCACCGTTGCGGGTGGCGAACCGGGGGGCGATCTGGTCGAACAGGGCGTAGACCACGTCCTTGTCCTTGACGACGCCCAGCACCCGCCGGCGGGACGCCAGGTCGCCGCGCTTGGCCTTGGTGATGAGCTGCTCGGCCAGCGGACGCAGCCGCCGGGCCTTCGTCTCGGTGGTCTTGATCTTGCCGTGCTGGAACAGCGCAGTGGCCAGGTTGGCCAGCATCAGCCGCTCGTGCGCGGGGCTGCCGCCGAGGCGGGGGCCCTTGGTGGGCGTGGGCATGCTTGGTGCTCCTCAGGTGTGGCGGCAGCGCGGACTAGAGCTGCTCGGTCTCGCGATAGTCGTCGGTGTCGTAGTCGGCCTCGCCGAAGGCGTCCACGACGTGCGCCGGGTCGAAGTTCGGGGCCGAGTCCTTCAGCCCCAGACCCATCCCGGCGAGCTTCATCTTGACCTCGTCGATCGACTTCTGACCGAAGTTGCGGATGTCGAGGAGGTCGGCCTCGGTACGCCCGATGAGCTCACCAACGGAGTTGAT is drawn from Micromonospora sp. NBC_01740 and contains these coding sequences:
- the rplQ gene encoding 50S ribosomal protein L17; this translates as MPTPTKGPRLGGSPAHERLMLANLATALFQHGKIKTTETKARRLRPLAEQLITKAKRGDLASRRRVLGVVKDKDVVYALFDQIAPRFATRNGGYTRIVKTGPRKGDNAPMAIIELVEELQVAEPKANKKTAARKAAQQDKVEALAPAEEAPKSNSGDQDAEAPVSASGDTAAAREDSDEAGENDKA